The Caenorhabditis elegans chromosome I genome includes the window ACAACTCggttcgtctttttttttgcaattcaaacaaaaaaaacggtcGTGCGCCGGTCGCGTGTTCGAGATGCCAATCTTAGAATTTACCCGGTTCGTTTGACGACCGTTAACGTCGTTGGAGGTCGGTGTGATTTAGTAATTTAGaagaactttttgaagattttgagTTGCGATAAATTGGGGAAAAGAACTTTCGAAATGTCGGAAATTGATGTCCAATATTTGGAACGAAAgataaaataaagaaaaaaagagaaaaagaaacatgcCGACAAGTTGAGGTTGTGAAGGACGGATGATAGAATGCACTATTTATTTGaaggttgtttttttttcaaagctgtTGGAGCCAAAAACAGGGTGTGACTTTTTAAAGCAGGTTTCagaaaagtgccaaaattccgagaatgacattgcaaaaaaaaacaagaggtTCCAGAAAAGCGGCTTCCCGACTGCTCGGTTATTGCAGTATTCACGGAGCAATTGTTCTACCagcacaaaaattgatttcaggCCAGGATTGAACTGTTATGTTAAATTGTAATATGTCATACATATTTTACGAGACTGTTTACGAGACATTATTTAGggaagttttttcaatttgtgtcACACACTTGCCGCAGCTGCCAATAACTAATTAATAGTAGAAAATTGCTAGGTATTTAcctgaattttaatttacagaacagaaaaaattaattaaacgtATATTATTTCCACAAATCTatgtattttgaaatcaaaaacaagttaattttttaaatgatttttattgcTCAGAAAAAGGAGACAAAcataaatcaatcaataataaATGAAATCAAGAGGAAGAAATTCATtcaatactgaaaatttggaaagatGAGTGAAAAAGGATAAGAGATATTTAGAGATGAACAAGAGAATAAATATTTCTTCAGGTTTGGGAAAAAGGGTAGCTACATTTGGCATATTGTAGAGGGCAGGGGATGGGGGGAAGTGTTCAACATATACAATCATAATTTCGTGCTTGaaatctcagaaattttttttttcaagtacaACGGCGAATTGGGTAATCGATGAAAGTTGAAAGAACGAATGAAAACTGGCTCGGTAAAGCTGGGAGAGGATAAAAATGGGTAAAGAAATGGGGACGATACTTTTGTAGAAGAAtactttcaatttgaaattagtgAATTACTTTTTGGATTTGTAGAAATACTCTTAGGGTTTCAAGAAATGAAAGAATACAATCGCTTGGATTTGTTGAGGAAATACTGGAAAACAAagagaaaaatacagaaaaaggTGGTAAATAACTAGAAAATGCTGGGGATTAAAAGGTACTAAGACCGGACTAAAGGGACACTCGAAAATTGTTGGAGAGAGATAAAGAGAGAATTGTTTCAGGGGAGAGGCTAGAATTGAGGTAGGAGCAGAAAATGTTGGGCTTTCAgaagaaacagtgaaaaaaaacatttggacGTAGCGATCTACTTACTACCCGAActttcagaagttttcaaaaaaaaacttgtctgaaatattcaagaaaaattaatatcaattCCCAATGCATCGCTCCATGGATAATTGACCAGCTCGCCTGTGGTTACAGTTGGACAAATCTGCTCCAGGTCATCCAAATGTGTTGTAGTCGTAGCGGCCGTAGCCATTGTGACGACTCCCGCCGAGTTTGGTGATGACGTTGATTGTTCAGAAGCACTACAGTCGGCGTATCCCGAAGATCCAGACGATAGACTACGCATGTCGTCCTGAAACTCAtgagttttgaacatttcatgAGGATATTGTGCTGGTGGTGTTGAAGTTGGTGCTGGTGATGGTGCGAAGTGGTACATGTTATAAAGATTATGATTCTGAATCATTGGGTTAGGTATCTGAAGGAAAACAAGCGGTTATTAGGATGTTAAGCATGGATGCTGGGAAGGGATTGTAGTGGAAAatggagtacggtaggatttaCGCTAAAAGGActaataatataaattttcaaaatccaatGGCCAGTACTAAgaattttatgatttaaatgtttttcaatataaaagaTGAAATATCGACAATGTATTAGAAACTACTTAATccacttcagaaaaattcaaaaatttttgaactttttttaaaatttacagtcAACGGGTTTTAAGTACTAAACCtaagtaaaaattgaatcacAAGTAAGTGTTTCTATAAATTCTAAGGGCTCGAACAATTTCTCATAAAGTTAAATTTCTTcggaaatttgataatttgcaaaactttgattgaaaattttgacaaatataAAGTATTTTGAGtgattaattattttctttaagATAAAATTCCCCacctttcagaaaataaaatttggcaattttctaaatttttagccACTacatcctaccgtactcccaAACAAAAAGTGCTTCAAACAAAATCTCATGCAAAAGAGACAACCCGTACCTGATCAACTGATGGTGGTGAAGTGTGCAAGTAGAAAGGATGATTACCAGCTCCAAATCCCGAATTATGCCCCATCATTTGTGGTGGCATTCCCATGTCCATACCAAGattcgtctgaaaatattgaattttccaagCATTTCGTGATCTATAAAAACTAACCATTCTGAGGGGACTTCCTGCCGAATTATGATGTTGTGATGCAAAATGCTGTTGATGATGTTGCTGTGTAAAATAGTCATCATAAAATCCAGATTCAGGTGTCAACGGAGCATGTCCAAACTCGGAAGGTGATGGATACGATGGATGAAATGGCATCTTTTGTGCATGACTCATATGAGCATTTCCCATCCAATCTTGCTCCACTTTCACTgatttaaagttttggaattgTTGTGTTTCTGACTGTTGATCTGTGTTTGGACGTTTTCGTTGACGAGCCTGTGGTGATGCTCCACGTGGTGGGGCCTGTTGCTGTTGTGGAGCTTGGGGTTGAGCTGGCTGCTGAAGTGTTCCATCTGGATTCTTCTTTGGCTTCTTGCGTGGCTTGTATTTGTAGTCTGGatattcctgaaaaaatttaaaattacaatacaattattcgaaaaatccgGTTACAGTATTTCCTGTGTGGCACAGAGGTAAGCTACTAtttgaatattctaaaatttgataatttggcAGTTGCCAAAAACgtcgaatatttaaaaatttctgagattcggaaaatcaccaaaaataaaatattggaatttttagtttttaatgaaaagcTTATATTGTTTCACCTACCTCCTACACTGACTATAgtagaaatttgttt containing:
- the sem-2 gene encoding Transcription factor sem-2 (Confirmed by transcript evidence), encoding MDLQKPPNFMLDCGMAPHMMPPINWAAAAIAVASSTSGATNATSSNSVATSQQLQHHPYGTAAGGYKHAQQAIPKSVTPYSDATNCKKSSNHIKRPMNAFMVWSQMERRKICEHQPDMHNAEISKQLGSRWRSLTDEEKAPFVAEAERLRVCHMQEYPDYKYKPRKKPKKNPDGTLQQPAQPQAPQQQQAPPRGASPQARQRKRPNTDQQSETQQFQNFKSVKVEQDWMGNAHMSHAQKMPFHPSYPSPSEFGHAPLTPESGFYDDYFTQQHHQQHFASQHHNSAGSPLRMTNLGMDMGMPPQMMGHNSGFGAGNHPFYLHTSPPSVDQDDMRSLSSGSSGYADCSASEQSTSSPNSAGVVTMATAATTTTHLDDLEQICPTVTTGELVNYPWSDALGIDINFS